The genomic DNA CTGCCTGCGCATAGCGCTCGGTCGTGCCGATGTCGGACCAATATCCTTTCAGGTCATACCCATGCACCGGTTCTCCCCGTTCGATGGCCCTGACATAGGGATCGATGATTGAGGACGGCGTTCCTTTCGGCACCTCCCTGAGCAGCCGAGGATGCAAGATGTGAATCCCGGCGAACATGCGCGAAGCCGCTGAAACGGAACCCACGAGCCCTTTTCCGGTAATCCGCAGAATCTGTCCCCCGTCTCCCACTTCAACTAAGCCCCAACGGGCAGCGTCCGGGTCTTCCCGGAGCACTAAGGTTGCCGCCGCATTGCGCAAGCGGTGAAAATCGCAGAGCGCCTCAAGATCCAATTCCACCAATGTATCTCCGTTGAGAATCAGAACCGGCTCTCCCGAAAAATACGGCTCGGCCTGTTTAATCCCACCGCCGGTCCCCAGGATGACCGGCTCATGAGAGTAAACGATCCGAATTCCGAATTTCGACCCCGTGCCCAACGCCTGTTCAATCATGGGGCCCAGATGATGCAGGTTGATGACGACTTGACGGAACCCATGCCGCTTCAACAGCAACAAGCTCCAGACGATGAGCGGCGCTCCGCCGACCGGCAGCAAGGGTTTGGGAATGGTATTCGTCAGCGGTCTCAAGCGGGTGCCGAGACCAGCCGCCAGAATCATGGCTCTCATGGGCAAATCCTCAGTGCCGAGTCCTGAGTGCTGAGAGAGTAAGCAAGCCCGATCATCTGCTCAGCACTCAGCACTTTAAGCTCAGTACTTCTTATTGTCTTATTGCAGTTCCGGCACATGCGGGCTGAGGTGCTTCCGAAGCGTATCCAATTCCGGATATTTTTTAAGGTTGCGTTTGACGTAGCTCAAGACGCGCGGGATATCGGCTAAGAATTTTGGGTTACCTTTCACTCGATCAATGTAGACAAACCGGCCGGCCGCCTTCAGATTGCGTTGAATACTCGTCAAATCAAACAGTCGTCGGAACGCGGCGCGATTGGTCCATACGAAACGTCGTTCGGCCAGCTGATCGAGGTAGTACCCAACCAAATCATCGACGAGGGCTTCGTCGAGCCGAATGTAGGCGTCCCGAAGCAGCGAGGCAAGATCGTAGGTGGCCGGTCCCATTAAGGCATCCTGAAAGTCGATCACGCCGAGCCGCAACCCGTCGACCATCAAATTGCGGGAGTGATAATCACGATGCGTGAAGACGCGCGGCTGCCCGGCTAGTAGTTCCGCAATCTCTTCGAACTCTCCCCTTATTGCCGTAGCGTCCTCATCCGACAACGGTGTGCCGCTGCGTGCCACGATTCCATACTCCAGAAAATGATCGAACTCCCACATCAACAGCGGCACGTCAAAGCTACGGTGAAACGCGACGCACCCGGGATCCGCCGGTGTCGTGGCATTGACCTGCATCTGGACCAAGACATTGACGGCCTGTTTGTACCGAGACTCCAAGCTCGGCGCATCCGCTTGGCTGACCGCCTCCGCCAACGTCACATCTCCGAAATCTTCTAGGTAGAGCAATCCTGCGGATTGATCATAGTAGTGGAGTGTAGGCACCGGTATATTTGTTTTGGCCAAATGCGACATGATGTTGATGAACGGCAGTTCGGAGATCTGATGGATAGCCCCGCTCACCGCCTCTTCAGACTGTTTGAATCCTTCCGGCTCAGCCAGCTGCATCACGATCACTGAGTGCGGTGGTCCGCCCCCAACGGCGGCTCGATAGTAGCGCCGATTGGAGGCATCTCCTGCCAATGGCGTCAGAGCCCTCACAAAAAGGCCTGAAGAAAGACGAGTCTCAATGGTTTGAGCGATGAGTGCTTGATCGGAAGGAGACAGCGGAGCTTTGGAAGGAGTTGAGTTGGCTGATAACATAACTCAATGAATTATAGCGAGCGTCCCGCCACTTGTCACGAACACCACGTATTCGATCGGTGCTGGAAGCCTTGTCCGACATTGCCGTTCGTGACAAGGCGAAGCAGGCGCTCGCAGATGCAAGGCCACAGGCCTCGAAAAACCGGAGACGTATTCACTGGAATACGTTGAGGATTTTTCGGGGCCGGGAACGACGCAGATGCCGGTGCATCCTTCGCCGCAGTAGAAGGTCAATGTCGGACAGGTTCCTAGGGCAGCGCCTCCGGAATCGAGTCGACCGGTCTGAGACTCATCACCCGATGCATGGCCGTCACTCCGAGCGCGGCTCCAACGGTATCTGCCAGCCAATCAAGCCAATTCGAATCTCGAAAAGGGACGAACGCTTGGTGAACCTCGTCGCTCATACCATACACCGAAGCCAGTAGAATGGCCGCTGGAATCGCGTGTTGTCTCCATACAGCATTTCCGCTTCCACGAATAGCCCGGTAGCACAACGCTCCGAATACCGCATATTCGACGGCATGCAAAAACTTATCGCTGAAATACGTGACGAACGGCACATGGGTTTCCGGATGAGGCTGCGCGGATAAATAAAAAATGAGCCCGGCATATCCGCACACCGGCCCCCAGTATCGAAGAAATATCGTCATCTCAGCTCCTCATGCGAGGTTCAATCATAAATCCATCCGCAGATTGCATGCTCATACCCCCTATGACATACTCGCCGAAAGAAAGGAAATCGCATCGATGAAGCATATCCACGTGTGTTTCCTGTGGCATATGCACCAACCTTATTACACCGATCCAGTGGCCGGATCGGCCAGTATGCCGTGGGTACGCTTGCATGCGACCAAGGCCTATTATGATATGGCTTATTTGGTGGAACAATTTCCCGGGGTTCGCGCCACATTTAATTTTACGCCCTCTCTTCTCTTGCAGTTGCAGGAAATCGGCACCGGTAAGATTCTCGATCTTTTTCTGGAACATGCACAACGCCCAGCGGCCAATCTGGCCCTTGAAGAAAAGGCCTTTTTAGTCCGTCATTTCTTTTCGGCCAACTGGGCGACAATGGTACGGCCTTATCCACGATACCATGAGTTGCTGGTGAAACGGGGGTTGGACATAGCGAGTCATGATCTCCACTGCATTGCCCGTCAGTTTTCCACACAAGAACTGCTGGATCTGCAAGTTTGGCACAATCTCGCCTGGTTCGGATACGGCACCGTTCAACAATATCCTCGTCTGGCCGCGCTGCGCCAGAAAAATCGCGGCTTCACCGAGGACGATAAGCGCGAAGTATTGGAACTGCAACGAATGGGGATACGAGCAATCATTCCCCTGTACCGACGACTCATGGAACGGGGGCAAATCGAACTGACCACGACTCCCTTCTATCATCCAATTCTGCCGCTGGTCATCGATACCGATATCAACCGGCGGGCCAGGCCGGACCTTCCCTTGCCCGCCCGCTTCCATGCCCCGGATGATGCCGCAGCCCAACTTCAACAAGCCGTCGATTTTCACCATCAAACATTCGGCCGGCCTCCGACAGGGTTATGGCCGTCAGAAGGATCGGTTTGCCCGGAGATGCTTCCTCTTATCCATCAGGCCGGACTTCGCTGGTTTGCCACGGACGAAGGTATCCTCGCACGCTCTCTGGGCATGTGCGGCAGTCCATGGCACCGACAGTCCGCGCTCTATCAACCCTATCGCATCGGTGACGCCGAGCATCCGTTGACCGTCTTGTTCCGCGACCGTGACATCTCCGACGCATTCGGATTCGTTTACCACAAGACCACGCCCGAATCCGCGGCCGAAGATGTCCTGCGGCGTTTGCGGGGCATTCTCTACGATGCGCCACAAGAGAAGATCGTCATCGCCATCGTGTTGGACGGGGAAAACCCGTGGGAACACTATCACGACGGCGGCGAACGATTTCTATCTCTCCTGTACGAAGCCTTCACAAGCCATGAACTGGATCAAGCCGGACAGATCGTGGCCCAAACATCGACGATTTCCGATGCGATCGCCTCCGTTCAACCCACGCAGCATCTGCCCTGTCTTCATTCAGGCTCCTGGATCAATTCCGATTACAAGATTTGGATCGGGCACCAGGAAGACAATCGCGGATGGGATCTCCTCGGTCACACCCGCGCACGACTTATGGAGGTCACGCCGACTCTTCCATCTGATCGTGCGCGGGCGGCCTGGCACGAATTGTACGCCGCCGAAGGCAGCGACTGGTTCTGGTGGTACGGCGATGATTTCGATACCGATTTCAAGCCGGAATTCGACCGCCTCTTTCGTACGCATCTCCGCAATGTCTGGACTCATATGGGCCTTCCGCCTCCTGATCGACTGAACAATCCGATCTGCACCAACACCATCGCCTCCGAGTCCGATTCGGTCCAACCGCCGCTTGTCCTGTTGAATCCCACAATCGACGGTATGGTGACCGATTTTTTCGAATGGCGCGGCGCCGGGATCATCAATACCCGACCTCCGCTTGGCGCCATGTGGAAAGCTGACGAACTCTTCACCACGATCCGATTCGGTTGGAGCCATGATCATCTCGTGATGAGATTCGACCCCGACGAGGCGAGCACGACACGACAGAGCCTGGACATCGACATCATCGTGCAAGGACC from Nitrospira sp. includes the following:
- a CDS encoding nucleotidyltransferase family protein, coding for MRAMILAAGLGTRLRPLTNTIPKPLLPVGGAPLIVWSLLLLKRHGFRQVVINLHHLGPMIEQALGTGSKFGIRIVYSHEPVILGTGGGIKQAEPYFSGEPVLILNGDTLVELDLEALCDFHRLRNAAATLVLREDPDAARWGLVEVGDGGQILRITGKGLVGSVSAASRMFAGIHILHPRLLREVPKGTPSSIIDPYVRAIERGEPVHGYDLKGYWSDIGTTERYAQAERDVRAGLIRLEDRQLLEPRVLLQ
- a CDS encoding Phosphotransferase involved in threonylcarbamoyladenosine t(6)A37 formation in tRNA; protein product: MRALTPLAGDASNRRYYRAAVGGGPPHSVIVMQLAEPEGFKQSEEAVSGAIHQISELPFINIMSHLAKTNIPVPTLHYYDQSAGLLYLEDFGDVTLAEAVSQADAPSLESRYKQAVNVLVQMQVNATTPADPGCVAFHRSFDVPLLMWEFDHFLEYGIVARSGTPLSDEDATAIRGEFEEIAELLAGQPRVFTHRDYHSRNLMVDGLRLGVIDFQDALMGPATYDLASLLRDAYIRLDEALVDDLVGYYLDQLAERRFVWTNRAAFRRLFDLTSIQRNLKAAGRFVYIDRVKGNPKFLADIPRVLSYVKRNLKKYPELDTLRKHLSPHVPELQ
- a CDS encoding Amylopullulanase, whose amino-acid sequence is MKHIHVCFLWHMHQPYYTDPVAGSASMPWVRLHATKAYYDMAYLVEQFPGVRATFNFTPSLLLQLQEIGTGKILDLFLEHAQRPAANLALEEKAFLVRHFFSANWATMVRPYPRYHELLVKRGLDIASHDLHCIARQFSTQELLDLQVWHNLAWFGYGTVQQYPRLAALRQKNRGFTEDDKREVLELQRMGIRAIIPLYRRLMERGQIELTTTPFYHPILPLVIDTDINRRARPDLPLPARFHAPDDAAAQLQQAVDFHHQTFGRPPTGLWPSEGSVCPEMLPLIHQAGLRWFATDEGILARSLGMCGSPWHRQSALYQPYRIGDAEHPLTVLFRDRDISDAFGFVYHKTTPESAAEDVLRRLRGILYDAPQEKIVIAIVLDGENPWEHYHDGGERFLSLLYEAFTSHELDQAGQIVAQTSTISDAIASVQPTQHLPCLHSGSWINSDYKIWIGHQEDNRGWDLLGHTRARLMEVTPTLPSDRARAAWHELYAAEGSDWFWWYGDDFDTDFKPEFDRLFRTHLRNVWTHMGLPPPDRLNNPICTNTIASESDSVQPPLVLLNPTIDGMVTDFFEWRGAGIINTRPPLGAMWKADELFTTIRFGWSHDHLVMRFDPDEASTTRQSLDIDIIVQGPQFTFRLTFPLSVPGPETFLLFRQTEADAWQKIGSYGSINARTILELAVPWKDLCLEPGNAVQLSIIVREHGLEVSRYPDHFPAVLTVPGPEFEAGLWRV